The sequence below is a genomic window from Streptosporangium lutulentum.
TCGATCGTGTAGGGACGGTCGGCCTCCGGACGCGCCTGCGTCCGGTCTTTGCCGTGTTGTTACGCTCGCACCTGTGGCGGCACGTTCGCGTCGGTGGAAGGCCCTTATGTCTCCGCCAGTCGTCACCATGCCGCGAGGCGAACGGTTGCTGGCCGCGCGAACCCGACCAGCGATCGGACAATTGCTCAACACGCATGCGGATCGCTGTTCTGCGCGCACCCGCTCAGTGCTCTCTGGAGCAGCGGGTCGGATCTCTCGTGATTAACCCCGGAGGCCCTGGCGCTTCCGGCACGCTGATCGCGGCCGCCCTCAGCCCCAACCTGGCCGGCTCACCCCTGCTGGAGCGATTTGATCTGGTCGGGTGCGATCCGCGCGGAGTCGGCGCTTCGATGCCGGCTGTTCGATGCTTTTCTGATGCGGAGCGTGACGCCAGCGAGGCGAAGACTACTCTGTTGGGCACGTCGGGGCATGGACGACGGAGGACACCGCGACCCTCGTCGAGAAGTGCGCGGAGGGGGCCGGCGGTGAGAAGGTCCTGGCGGCCGTGGGGATGCGGGATGTTGCCCGTGACATGGATGTGCTGCGCGCCCCTCTTGGTGACGAGAAGCTGACCTTTCTCGGCGTGAGCTACGGCACGCGGCTGGGAGGCGTTTGTGCGGAGCAGTTCCCTGAGAACGTCCGAGCGATGGTGTTCGACGGAGCACTCGACCCACGCGCGGACGCGACCGAGCAGCGCCTGGCCATCTACGTGGGATTCCAACGCTCTTTCAAGCAGATGGCTGCCTTCTGCGACCGCGGGTCTGACGGGGTGTGGTCGACGCTTCTCGACGCCAACTTCGCGATCAACTGCATGGACGAGGAGCGTCGCTCGCCAGAGGAAGAGGCCGAGCTGCGTGCGAGGATCGCGGAGCTGAGCCCGTGGCCGGTCGGAGCAGAAGCCACCAGGCCCGCGTTCTCCCTCACGAGACGCCCTCCGCGGGGTGAGCCTCACGACGAGATACCGCCCGACCCGGGTCTGCAGAAAGGGAAGACTCATGTCCGACACCCCCGGCGCCGGTTGGGACCGCCTCGGCACGCGACATCCGGCGAGCACGGAGGGCCGGGTCCGGCCGGAGCGCTTCGGGTCGGGACGACAGTGGGTCCTGTAAGGGATAATTGCGTATGACGACTATCTACTCCGGGACGGACGGGGGCGTCCGGACTGACGGGAGCGGAAACTGACGGATCTCTTGGGCCGGCGCTCTGAGCGCGAAGCGGTCGAGAAAATCCTCTCCCTGGCACGGGCCAGGCGCAGCGGGACCCTCGTGGTGCGCGGGGAAGCCGGTATCGGGAAGACTGCGCTGCTCGAGCACGCCCGTGACACTGCGGGCCTATCGGGGTTTCGAGTGGAGTCCTCGATCGGAGTGGAGTCGGAGACGGAGTTCGCGTTCGCGGGCTTGCACCAGCTGTGTGCGCCCCTGCTCGACCGCTTGGATGCGCTGCCCGACCCGCAGCAGACCGCCCTCGGCGTGGCGTTCGGGAGACAAGGCGGTGCCGCACCGGACCGGTTCCTGGTCGGGCTGGCTACCCTCAACCTCCTCGCCGAGGTCGCCGAGGAGGGCCCGTTGCTGTGCCTCGTCGACGATGCGCACTGGCTGGACCAGGCGTCCGCGCAGGTTCTGGCGTTCGTGGCACGGCGGGTGGGGGCCGAGCGGTTGGCGCTGGTATTCGCGGTGCGCGACTCCAGCGAGAGTGACGCTCACTCGTTCGTCGGGCTGCCCGAGATGCGCCTCGACGGACTCGGCGAGACCGATGCGCGGGCGCTGCTGACCACCGCAGTCCGGACACCGCTGGATGACGACGTGCGCGACCGCATCGTCGCCGAAGCGCGCGGCAATCCTCTGGCGCTGCTGGAACTGTCCCTCAGCGTGCGGCCGGCACAGCTGGCCGGCGGGTTCGAGTTACCCGACGTGCCGGACGTCCCGCGCCGAGTCGAGGACAGCTTCCAGCGCCGCTCGGGCACCCTGCCGGACGAGACGCAGCTGCTGCTCCTGGTCGCCGCGGCCGAGCCGACCGGCGACGTGGCGTTGCTGTGGCGCGCAGCCGCAGAACTGGGGATCACCCGCGAGGCAGCCGCACCCGCGGAGACCGCCGGGTTGCTGGAGATCGACACCCGGGTGCGGTTTCGCCATCCGCTGGCGCGATCGGCTGTGTACCAGGCGGCCGCACCGCCGAACCGTCGCCGCGCGCACGGCGCGCTGGCCGCCGGTACGGACCCGCAGATCGACCCCGACCGGCGGGCCTGGCACCGTGCGCGAGCGGTGCTGGGCACCGACGAGGAGGCCGCCGCGGAGCTGGAGCGTTCGGCGGCCCGCGCGCGCGCCCGCGGGGGATTCGCCGCGTCGGCCGCGTTCCTGCAGCAGGCGGCTGAGCTGACGCCCGATCCCGTCCCCCGTGCGAGGCGGGCACTCGAAGCCGCGCACGCCAAGCATGAGGCCGGTGCGTCCGAAGCCGCGCGAGAACTGCTGACGGTCGCAGAGGCCGGGCCGCTGGACGCTCTCCAGCGTGCTCGCCCCCAGTTGCTGCGCGCCCAGATCGCGTTCCACCTGACGCGCGGCAGCGAGGTGCCGGGGATGCTGCTGGATGCCGCCAAGACGCTCGCGCCGCTGGACGCCGCGCTGTCCCGGGAGACCTACCTGCACGCGCTCGACGCAGCGATCATCCTCGGCGGCCTCGGCCACGGCCGCGGCGTGCTGGAGGTAGCCGAAGCCGCCCAGGCGGCACCCGCACCGGCCGGGTGGCCAGGGCCCGCAGATCTGTTGCTCGACGGGCTGGTGACGACGTTCACGCACGGGTACGAGGCCGGCGTGCCCGGGCTGCGCCGGGCGCTGGAGGCGTTCCGCGGCCGGGGGCCACACGCCGAGGCTGTGGACAGCAGCGACAGCCGCCGCTGGCTGTGGCTCGCCAGCCGCACCGCGGTGGCACTTTTCGACGACGAGCTCGTCTACGTGCTTGCCAGCCGCAACGTCCGGCTCGCTCGAGAGGCGGGTGCGCTGGCCACGCTCCCCGCCGCACTCATCCTCCTGTCCGCCACGCTGGTGTTCACCGGCGAGCTCGCCCACGCCACCGAGCTGGCCGCCGAGGAGACCGCGATCACGCGAGCAACCGGGGCCGTGCCACTGCGCCACGCCCGGCTCATACTGGCTGCGTGGCGCGGCCGCCGAGCCGAGACCACCGAGCTCTACACCGCCAGTGTTCAGGAGGCGAGCGCGCGTGGGGCGGGCACCGAGGCCTCCCTGGCCCAGTATGCACTGGCAGTGCTCCACAACGGTCTGGGCAACTACCCAGCAGCACAAGACGCTGCGGCGCGGGCGTGCGATTCCGACGAGCTTCCGCACAGCAACCTGGCCCTCCCTGAGCTCATCGAGGCGGCCTCCCGCGCCGGTCAGCCCGACCGCGCGGCAGCCGCGCTGGAGCTGCTCAGCTCGCGAGCCCGCGCCAGCGGCACCCAGTGGGCGCTCGGGCTGGCGGCGCGCTCTCGAGCGCTGACCAGCACGGGGCCTGCCACTGAGGACCACTATCGCGAGGCGATCGAGCGGCTCCGCGAGTGCCGGATGGTCAGCCACCTCGCCCGTACCCACCTCGTCTACGGCGAGTGGTTACGCCGCGAAGGCCGCCGCCAGGCAGCCCGCGAACAACTCCGCACCGCCCACGAGCTTCTGTCGGACATGGGCGCGGAGGCGTTCGCGGCGCGCGGCGAACGCGAGCTGCGTGCCACCGGCGAGCACCCGCGCAAACGGACCGCCCAGCCGGCCGACGCGCTCACCGCCCACGAGCTGCACATCGCACGGTTGGTGGCCACCGGGGCGACCTCCCGGGAGGTCGGCGCACAGCTGTTCCTGAGCCCGCGCACGATCGAAGCCCATCTGCGCAACATCTTCCGCAAGCTGGGCATTACCTCCCGCCGTCAGCTCAAGGAATTGAACCTTCCCTGACCGGTGCGCGTGCCCGCCCCACCGCTGGTCGGGTCCGCACCGAGACTGACGTGCGCGCACCTACCTCGCGGCACGATGGTGAGAGCGACGACGACCTAAGGGGCTTCTACCGACGCGAAGGCAGCGCCACAGGTGCGAGCATGACGACACGGCAGCGACCGGACCAGACAGGTGAACGTTCGACGGAGCGTGCGCCGAGCCACTACAGGGAATGTCCATGACTACAGCTGCGCCCGGCGAACCCACCACAGGCAAGGACTCGAGCACCCGCACGAGCTCCATGGAGCCCCGCCCACAGAAGCCGAGAAAGGCCCACGACACGATCAGCATCGGTTTCGTGGCAACGATCCCGTCCGGAACAGCCGGTACACACCCGCGGCTGCTGCTGCAGAACGTCCTCCGCGGTACCTGCGCGACCCCGCAGGAAGGCTGAGACGCCCCGACCACCGCCGCGCGTCCTCATCTCAGCCGATCAGAACGGCGCCAAAGACGGGAGTACTCATGAAGGTATTCATCATCGGAGTCAGCGGTGCCGTTGGAGGGCTTCTTGCGCGGAATCTGACCGGTCGAGGCGACGATGTCTCCGGCCTGGTACGTCACGACGAGCAGAGAGCCAATCTCTCGGCGCGGGGCGTCGATGCACGCGTCGGTGAGCTCGCGGATATGACCGCCGACTCCCTGGCGTCCATGCTTAA
It includes:
- a CDS encoding alpha/beta fold hydrolase, with the translated sequence MRDVARDMDVLRAPLGDEKLTFLGVSYGTRLGGVCAEQFPENVRAMVFDGALDPRADATEQRLAIYVGFQRSFKQMAAFCDRGSDGVWSTLLDANFAINCMDEERRSPEEEAELRARIAELSPWPVGAEATRPAFSLTRRPPRGEPHDEIPPDPGLQKGKTHVRHPRRRLGPPRHATSGEHGGPGPAGALRVGTTVGPVRDNCV
- a CDS encoding ATP-binding protein, whose amino-acid sequence is MGRRSEREAVEKILSLARARRSGTLVVRGEAGIGKTALLEHARDTAGLSGFRVESSIGVESETEFAFAGLHQLCAPLLDRLDALPDPQQTALGVAFGRQGGAAPDRFLVGLATLNLLAEVAEEGPLLCLVDDAHWLDQASAQVLAFVARRVGAERLALVFAVRDSSESDAHSFVGLPEMRLDGLGETDARALLTTAVRTPLDDDVRDRIVAEARGNPLALLELSLSVRPAQLAGGFELPDVPDVPRRVEDSFQRRSGTLPDETQLLLLVAAAEPTGDVALLWRAAAELGITREAAAPAETAGLLEIDTRVRFRHPLARSAVYQAAAPPNRRRAHGALAAGTDPQIDPDRRAWHRARAVLGTDEEAAAELERSAARARARGGFAASAAFLQQAAELTPDPVPRARRALEAAHAKHEAGASEAARELLTVAEAGPLDALQRARPQLLRAQIAFHLTRGSEVPGMLLDAAKTLAPLDAALSRETYLHALDAAIILGGLGHGRGVLEVAEAAQAAPAPAGWPGPADLLLDGLVTTFTHGYEAGVPGLRRALEAFRGRGPHAEAVDSSDSRRWLWLASRTAVALFDDELVYVLASRNVRLAREAGALATLPAALILLSATLVFTGELAHATELAAEETAITRATGAVPLRHARLILAAWRGRRAETTELYTASVQEASARGAGTEASLAQYALAVLHNGLGNYPAAQDAAARACDSDELPHSNLALPELIEAASRAGQPDRAAAALELLSSRARASGTQWALGLAARSRALTSTGPATEDHYREAIERLRECRMVSHLARTHLVYGEWLRREGRRQAAREQLRTAHELLSDMGAEAFAARGERELRATGEHPRKRTAQPADALTAHELHIARLVATGATSREVGAQLFLSPRTIEAHLRNIFRKLGITSRRQLKELNLP